One genomic segment of Paenibacillus sp. FSL H8-0332 includes these proteins:
- a CDS encoding extracellular solute-binding protein, which translates to MRKKAGRRSLVTLTTGVLALSLLAGCGGGNSNGNTGSAGKDGNAGTPAASEGAAKAADTGIDTSKKVELQFYMLGDAPKDLPAIQAEVNKMAEADLNATVKFNFTSWTDWDQKYKLLLSSGQAIDLIFTADWTQYQSYAKRGAFLALDDLLPKAAPELQKFVPEKMWEDVKVDGKIYTVPATFKEYVTNGFVYREDLRKKYNLPEPKDLASYEAYMDGIVKNEPDMMPMSLNSDVGNNLHYIYTELHKMVGALPYGMGVKYDSPSTVYSYWGSDEQKEELKMMKRWADKGFIPKNVLNIKDTMQDPVTSGKAASMFGDNPNRFNDMKMKISTTHPDWELAYSPFGLTTGYATPVHPIHNGFAIPKSSKNPERALAFYQKMVLDKRYNQLTQYGIEGKNYTVEDGYYKLVGTSTSNGFTREGMNGWAWRNPEFMLFDKGFDGVKAIFDELDKIQKPDLFLGFAEDYTSYQAEKAALEQVEKQYLFPLEAGLVDDVDKGLETFMQKAKQAGLEKIQAEWTKQWEAYVK; encoded by the coding sequence ATGAGAAAGAAAGCAGGCAGACGATCTTTGGTTACGCTTACAACAGGTGTGCTCGCTCTATCGCTCCTGGCCGGCTGCGGCGGGGGGAACAGCAATGGCAACACCGGCAGTGCCGGGAAGGACGGCAACGCAGGCACACCGGCTGCATCAGAGGGAGCGGCGAAGGCAGCGGATACCGGGATCGACACCTCGAAGAAGGTGGAGCTGCAATTTTATATGCTCGGCGATGCTCCTAAGGATCTTCCGGCCATCCAGGCGGAGGTCAACAAAATGGCTGAGGCAGACCTGAACGCCACGGTGAAGTTCAACTTCACCAGCTGGACGGACTGGGATCAGAAGTATAAGCTGCTGCTGTCCTCCGGGCAGGCGATTGATCTGATTTTTACGGCGGACTGGACTCAATATCAATCCTATGCGAAGCGCGGTGCCTTCCTGGCACTGGATGATCTGCTGCCTAAGGCGGCACCCGAGCTGCAGAAGTTCGTCCCTGAGAAAATGTGGGAGGATGTTAAGGTTGACGGTAAAATCTACACGGTTCCGGCGACCTTCAAGGAGTATGTAACCAACGGGTTCGTCTACCGCGAGGATCTGCGCAAGAAATACAATCTCCCCGAGCCTAAGGACTTGGCCAGCTATGAGGCCTACATGGACGGCATTGTCAAAAACGAGCCGGATATGATGCCCATGTCACTCAACAGCGATGTAGGCAACAATCTCCATTATATCTACACGGAGCTGCATAAAATGGTCGGCGCGCTGCCGTACGGCATGGGTGTGAAGTATGATTCTCCGTCCACGGTCTACTCCTACTGGGGCTCCGATGAGCAAAAAGAAGAGCTGAAGATGATGAAGCGCTGGGCCGATAAAGGCTTCATTCCGAAGAATGTGCTGAATATTAAGGATACGATGCAGGACCCGGTCACTTCAGGTAAAGCGGCCAGCATGTTCGGCGACAATCCTAACCGGTTCAACGACATGAAGATGAAGATCAGCACGACTCATCCGGATTGGGAGCTGGCGTATTCTCCTTTCGGCCTGACAACCGGCTATGCAACCCCTGTACATCCGATTCACAACGGGTTCGCTATTCCGAAGAGCAGCAAGAACCCGGAGCGGGCACTCGCCTTCTATCAGAAGATGGTGCTGGACAAACGCTATAATCAGCTGACGCAATACGGTATTGAAGGCAAGAACTACACGGTGGAAGACGGCTACTACAAGCTTGTTGGCACCAGTACCTCCAATGGCTTCACCCGGGAAGGCATGAACGGCTGGGCGTGGAGAAATCCGGAGTTCATGCTGTTCGACAAGGGCTTTGACGGGGTCAAGGCGATCTTTGATGAGCTGGATAAAATCCAGAAGCCGGATCTGTTCCTGGGCTTCGCCGAGGATTACACCTCCTATCAGGCGGAGAAGGCTGCGCTTGAGCAGGTAGAGAAGCAGTACTTGTTCCCGCTGGAGGCCGGACTCGTGGATGATGTGGATAAGGGCCTGGAGACCTTCATGCAGAAGGCCAAGCAGGCGGGCCTGGAGAAGATTCAGGCGGAGTGGACGAAGCAGTGGGAGGCTTATGTAAAGTAG
- a CDS encoding carbohydrate ABC transporter permease, with translation MQIKDDSYTRLLQGVAYTVIILGSLACLIPFLLIISASLTANESIIKDGYHFIPAQFSLEGYKTVFTFPDEVLRAYGVTLFTTVTGTTLGLFFMTMAGYVLARKDFKYRNTFSFYIYFTTLFGGGLVPWYIMITKYLHLTDSYGALILPGLMTPFLIILMKNFIRSAVPEELFESAKIDGAGDFKIYWRIVLQLSMPGIATVGLFLALAYWNDWFSSSLFINDPHKYQLQFHLYNVINSASFIANMGAGTGVSLGSDLPTESTKMAMAIVVTGPILFLYPFIQRYFVKGLTIGAVKG, from the coding sequence ATGCAAATCAAAGACGACTCGTACACCAGGCTGCTCCAGGGAGTGGCTTACACGGTAATTATACTAGGCTCCTTAGCCTGTCTGATTCCGTTCCTGCTGATTATTTCGGCTTCCTTGACGGCTAATGAGTCCATCATCAAGGACGGGTATCATTTCATCCCGGCGCAGTTCTCGCTGGAGGGCTACAAGACGGTATTTACTTTTCCTGATGAGGTGCTGCGGGCGTATGGGGTGACGCTGTTCACTACGGTGACGGGGACGACGCTGGGACTGTTCTTCATGACGATGGCCGGGTATGTGCTGGCCCGCAAGGATTTCAAATACCGCAATACCTTCTCGTTCTATATTTACTTCACGACCCTGTTCGGCGGGGGATTGGTGCCCTGGTACATTATGATTACTAAGTATCTGCATCTGACCGACTCTTACGGGGCGCTGATTCTCCCCGGATTGATGACGCCGTTCCTGATTATTCTGATGAAGAATTTCATCCGCTCGGCGGTGCCGGAGGAGCTGTTCGAATCGGCCAAAATTGACGGGGCGGGGGATTTCAAAATATACTGGCGCATTGTGCTGCAGCTCTCGATGCCCGGCATCGCGACCGTAGGTCTGTTTCTGGCTCTGGCTTACTGGAATGACTGGTTCTCCTCTTCGCTGTTCATCAATGATCCGCATAAGTATCAGCTGCAGTTCCATTTGTACAATGTCATTAACTCGGCCTCCTTCATCGCCAATATGGGCGCGGGTACCGGGGTCAGCTTAGGCAGTGATCTGCCTACAGAATCCACCAAGATGGCGATGGCGATTGTGGTCACGGGTCCGATTCTGTTCCTGTATCCGTTCATCCAGCGTTATTTCGTGAAGGGGCTGACGATCGGAGCGGTCAAAGGTTAG
- a CDS encoding ABC transporter permease subunit, producing MGGLSPQLESGTRKKRKKGFVHELVHNRILFLMLLPTLLFFLINSYFPMVGVYYAFTQFDFNSGLFDAPFVGLKNFEFLWKSGTLVKLTLNTIGYNLAFILLGNVLAIICAILLSELRVKWFKKLTQSVMFLPYFVSFVILSVIVYNVFNYDNGFLNTLLTQFGANPVDVYNNPVIWIFLIILFYLWKNLGYSMVIYLASITGISEEYYEAAKIDGAHIFQRIWYITVPMLKSTFVMLLLFSLGSIMKGQFDLFYQLIGNNGVLYNTTDILDTYVFRSLKVTFDVGMATAAGLYQSLFGFFLIMTVNYIIRKINDDYALF from the coding sequence ATGGGCGGGCTATCCCCGCAGCTTGAGTCCGGCACCCGGAAGAAAAGGAAGAAGGGCTTTGTGCATGAGCTGGTCCATAACCGGATTCTGTTCCTGATGCTGCTGCCTACGCTGTTGTTCTTTCTAATTAACTCGTATTTTCCGATGGTCGGGGTCTATTATGCGTTCACGCAGTTTGATTTCAATTCCGGGCTGTTCGACGCTCCCTTCGTGGGGCTGAAGAACTTTGAATTCCTCTGGAAGTCCGGCACGCTGGTGAAGCTGACGCTCAATACGATCGGCTACAATCTGGCTTTTATTTTACTGGGGAATGTGCTGGCGATTATCTGTGCGATTCTGCTCAGCGAGCTGCGGGTGAAGTGGTTCAAGAAGCTGACCCAATCGGTCATGTTCCTGCCGTATTTCGTATCGTTCGTTATTCTGAGCGTTATCGTCTACAATGTGTTCAATTATGATAACGGTTTCCTCAATACGCTGCTGACGCAATTCGGGGCGAATCCTGTGGATGTCTATAATAATCCGGTCATCTGGATTTTCTTGATCATTCTCTTTTATCTCTGGAAAAATCTCGGTTACAGCATGGTCATCTACCTGGCCTCCATCACGGGCATCAGCGAGGAATATTATGAAGCAGCCAAAATTGACGGTGCCCACATTTTTCAACGGATCTGGTATATCACGGTGCCGATGCTGAAATCGACCTTCGTCATGCTGCTGCTGTTCTCGCTGGGGAGTATTATGAAGGGGCAGTTTGACCTCTTTTACCAGCTGATTGGCAATAACGGGGTGCTGTACAATACAACGGATATTCTGGATACGTACGTGTTCCGCTCGCTCAAGGTGACCTTCGATGTCGGGATGGCAACGGCGGCCGGCCTGTATCAATCGCTGTTCGGCTTCTTCCTGATTATGACGGTCAACTATATCATCCGTAAAATAAATGACGATTACGCCTTGTTCTAG
- a CDS encoding helix-turn-helix domain-containing protein: MNPLLFRIPPLPHYIASGRNHCQPGYQHRSRQQIKVFDLLIVQQGCLYIGEEEQRFTVKAGDALILRPDCHHFGTEGCKEETAYHWLHFQTFHDLPSLSVAGSAFGNPNETTGELPASLFDISSFNLVLSQFVSLLLPDRAYEVLEQLTQLQATAHLEAVRFRQQLLFQDLLQQLAASVNPEHRSSQTTLCAEQAASYLRSHYREEITTAMLGDSLNFHPVYIARCMNKVYGCSPMEYLLRYRIGQSKLLLMQTSFPIARIAEEVGFNQSSYFSSTFMKLEGLSPREYRQRFS; this comes from the coding sequence ATGAACCCGCTTCTGTTCCGTATCCCTCCCCTGCCGCATTATATTGCCAGCGGCCGCAATCACTGCCAGCCCGGCTATCAGCACCGGAGCCGCCAGCAGATCAAGGTATTTGACTTGCTCATTGTCCAGCAGGGCTGCCTGTATATCGGCGAGGAGGAGCAGCGCTTCACCGTGAAGGCAGGCGATGCCTTGATCCTGCGCCCCGACTGCCACCACTTTGGAACCGAAGGCTGCAAGGAGGAGACGGCCTATCATTGGCTTCACTTCCAGACCTTCCATGACCTGCCTTCCTTATCCGTAGCAGGGTCCGCTTTCGGCAACCCGAACGAGACTACAGGAGAGCTTCCCGCTTCTCTATTCGATATCAGCTCCTTCAATCTGGTGTTATCCCAGTTTGTCAGCTTACTTCTGCCGGACAGAGCTTACGAGGTATTGGAGCAGCTCACGCAATTGCAGGCCACCGCCCACCTTGAAGCCGTCCGCTTCCGGCAGCAGCTCCTCTTCCAGGATCTCCTGCAGCAGCTGGCCGCTTCTGTAAACCCGGAGCACCGCAGCTCCCAAACCACTTTATGTGCCGAGCAGGCCGCCTCCTATCTCCGCTCCCACTACCGTGAAGAGATTACAACCGCCATGCTGGGAGACAGCCTCAACTTCCATCCGGTCTATATTGCCCGCTGCATGAACAAGGTATATGGCTGTTCACCTATGGAATATCTGCTCCGCTACCGTATCGGACAGAGCAAGCTGCTGCTGATGCAGACCAGCTTCCCGATCGCCCGGATTGCCGAAGAGGTGGGCTTCAACCAATCCTCCTACTTCAGCTCCACCTTCATGAAGCTGGAGGGATTGTCGCCGCGAGAGTACCGGCAGCGCTTCTCATGA
- a CDS encoding glycoside hydrolase family 2 TIM barrel-domain containing protein, with translation MSGNEPSLDWLSDVSVFKVNRLEAHSDHRYYRTMEEAERQAPMALRHSLNGDWKFSYAVNVAARVQNFYKTEYDTRGWGDIQVPGHIQLQGYGRPQYANTMYPWDGLDAVRPPEIPVSSNTVGSYVKFFEVPENMGKGPVFISFQGIEAACYVWLNGHFVGYSEDSFTPAEFELTPYLQEGANKLAVEVYQRCTGSWLEDQDFWRFSGIFREVYLYTVPELHVQDLRIQAGLDASYEKGKLTAELRMATETEAVVRVELKDAAGAVVAEAEGRAVAGKAALSVDAGKVFLWSAENPYLYNVCISVCNGEGELVEAIVQRAGFRVFELKDKLMLLNGKRIMFKGVNRHEFNPRTGRNISKEDMIKDIIILKQNNINAVRTSHYPNQTLWYELCDEYGVYVIDEMNLESHGSWQKMGAVEPSWNIPGDKPEWEEIVLDRAVSMLERDKNHPSILIWSCGNESYAGEVILKVSHYFRKADPGRLVHYEGVFHNRKYNDSSDMESRMYAKPADIVEYLENQPDKPYISCEYMHAMGNSVGGLHKYIELESRYPLYQGGFIWDYIDQALVAKNRYGEEYLAYGGDFDDRPTDYSFCGNGIVFADRSITPKMQEVKFLYQNIRLVPEQDAVTVTNGNLFEGTDQLMLEFRLYREGREIFKGQQELAVAAQEEARIPLELPDVSATPGEYTLAVSLVLKEVELWAEQGFETAYGEHVFRVEAAGVTAGGEAALLPAAAEFGVIEGDVNIGVSGRGFSALFSKQAGSLVSLCYGGREMIATPPAPHFWRATTDNDKGTALGYHAGSWFAASLARQCTAVSLHTEADRATVSFDYAFSISSELKASIEYTVHADGRVRVRMVYGGADGLPDVPVVAVSFRMSADYEATEWYARGPEENYSDRAHGARLTRFRRKVAELPSPYLVPQESGNRTGVREVSITDSRGYGLQIQAAAGQPLECTLSPYTAFELEQAAHAYELPKVHYTVVTLAAQQLGVGGDDSWGAPVHPEYRIAANQPLEFEFTLTAALPEV, from the coding sequence ATGTCAGGCAATGAACCTAGTCTGGATTGGCTAAGCGATGTATCTGTATTTAAGGTGAACCGGTTGGAAGCGCATTCGGACCACCGCTATTATAGAACGATGGAGGAAGCGGAGAGACAAGCCCCCATGGCGCTGCGCCACTCGCTCAACGGAGATTGGAAATTCAGTTATGCAGTGAATGTGGCAGCCCGTGTGCAGAATTTCTATAAGACGGAATATGATACGAGAGGCTGGGGGGACATCCAGGTGCCGGGTCATATTCAGCTTCAGGGGTACGGCAGACCGCAATATGCGAATACGATGTACCCTTGGGACGGTCTGGATGCTGTAAGACCGCCGGAGATTCCGGTGAGCAGTAATACGGTGGGCAGCTATGTGAAGTTTTTTGAGGTGCCGGAGAATATGGGTAAGGGACCGGTCTTTATTTCTTTTCAGGGGATAGAGGCGGCTTGTTATGTATGGTTGAACGGGCACTTCGTCGGCTACAGTGAAGACAGCTTCACCCCGGCGGAATTTGAATTGACACCCTATCTGCAGGAAGGAGCCAATAAGCTCGCGGTTGAGGTCTATCAGCGCTGTACGGGGAGCTGGCTGGAGGATCAGGATTTCTGGCGGTTCTCGGGGATTTTTCGTGAGGTGTATTTGTATACGGTTCCTGAGCTGCATGTACAGGATCTGCGGATTCAGGCGGGGCTGGATGCTTCTTATGAGAAAGGCAAGTTAACGGCTGAACTTCGTATGGCAACTGAGACTGAGGCTGTGGTTCGGGTGGAATTGAAGGATGCGGCAGGCGCTGTGGTAGCGGAAGCAGAAGGACGGGCTGTGGCGGGTAAGGCGGCTCTAAGTGTGGATGCAGGCAAGGTGTTCCTGTGGAGCGCGGAGAATCCGTACCTATATAACGTCTGTATCTCTGTGTGTAATGGCGAAGGGGAACTGGTGGAGGCGATTGTGCAGCGGGCGGGCTTCCGCGTGTTTGAGCTGAAGGACAAGCTGATGCTGCTGAACGGCAAACGGATCATGTTCAAAGGCGTCAACCGCCACGAGTTCAACCCCCGTACAGGACGGAACATTTCCAAGGAAGATATGATCAAGGATATCATCATCCTGAAGCAGAATAATATCAACGCAGTGCGGACCTCGCATTATCCGAATCAGACGCTCTGGTATGAGCTGTGTGATGAATACGGGGTGTATGTGATTGATGAGATGAATCTGGAATCCCATGGCTCATGGCAGAAGATGGGCGCCGTTGAGCCGTCCTGGAACATCCCCGGGGATAAGCCGGAGTGGGAGGAGATTGTCTTGGACCGGGCGGTATCGATGCTGGAGCGCGATAAAAATCATCCGTCGATCCTGATCTGGTCCTGCGGCAATGAATCGTATGCGGGTGAGGTTATTCTGAAGGTGTCCCATTACTTCCGCAAGGCTGATCCGGGACGGCTGGTGCATTATGAAGGAGTCTTCCATAACCGCAAATATAATGACAGCAGTGATATGGAGAGCCGGATGTATGCCAAGCCCGCAGACATTGTAGAATACCTGGAGAATCAGCCGGATAAGCCGTATATCAGCTGTGAGTACATGCATGCTATGGGGAATTCGGTAGGGGGACTCCATAAATATATCGAGCTGGAGAGCCGTTATCCGCTGTATCAGGGCGGCTTCATCTGGGATTACATCGATCAGGCGCTGGTGGCCAAGAACCGGTACGGTGAAGAGTATCTGGCGTATGGCGGGGATTTCGATGACCGGCCGACGGACTATAGCTTCTGCGGCAACGGGATTGTGTTCGCTGACCGGAGTATCACGCCGAAGATGCAGGAGGTAAAGTTCCTCTACCAGAACATCCGGCTTGTTCCTGAACAGGACGCCGTGACGGTGACCAACGGCAATCTGTTCGAAGGAACGGACCAGTTGATGTTGGAGTTCCGGTTATACCGGGAAGGACGGGAGATCTTCAAGGGACAGCAGGAGCTTGCGGTTGCCGCTCAGGAAGAGGCGAGAATTCCGCTGGAACTGCCGGATGTATCAGCAACTCCAGGGGAGTATACACTGGCTGTAAGTCTGGTGCTGAAGGAAGTAGAGTTATGGGCGGAGCAGGGGTTCGAGACCGCTTATGGAGAGCATGTCTTCCGCGTAGAAGCGGCCGGGGTAACAGCAGGCGGGGAAGCGGCGCTGCTGCCTGCGGCAGCGGAGTTCGGCGTCATTGAAGGAGATGTGAACATTGGGGTGAGCGGCCGCGGCTTCTCTGCGTTATTCTCCAAACAGGCAGGTTCACTGGTGTCGCTCTGCTATGGGGGGCGTGAGATGATTGCGACTCCGCCGGCTCCGCACTTCTGGCGGGCAACGACCGACAATGATAAGGGGACTGCGCTGGGATACCATGCCGGCAGCTGGTTCGCGGCCAGTCTGGCCCGCCAGTGTACGGCGGTCAGCCTGCATACCGAAGCAGACCGGGCTACGGTCAGCTTCGATTATGCCTTCAGCATCAGCAGTGAGCTGAAGGCAAGCATTGAATACACGGTCCATGCCGACGGCAGGGTCCGTGTCCGTATGGTCTATGGCGGGGCAGACGGCCTGCCGGATGTGCCGGTAGTGGCGGTATCCTTCCGGATGTCGGCAGACTACGAGGCCACCGAGTGGTATGCCCGCGGACCGGAAGAGAACTACAGTGACCGCGCACATGGAGCGCGGCTCACCCGGTTCCGGCGTAAGGTGGCGGAGCTGCCGTCACCGTATCTGGTGCCGCAGGAATCCGGCAACCGGACGGGCGTCCGTGAGGTGAGCATCACGGACAGCCGGGGGTATGGGCTGCAGATTCAGGCGGCTGCAGGCCAGCCGCTGGAATGTACGCTGTCACCGTATACAGCGTTCGAGCTGGAGCAGGCAGCACATGCTTATGAGCTGCCTAAGGTGCACTACACGGTTGTCACCCTCGCGGCGCAGCAGTTGGGTGTGGGAGGGGATGACAGCTGGGGTGCGCCGGTGCATCCGGAATACCGGATCGCAGCCAATCAGCCGCTGGAATTCGAGTTCACGCTGACGGCGGCATTGCCGGAGGTGTAA
- a CDS encoding MerR family transcriptional regulator codes for MMGYSIKTIAQKSGLSQYTLRYYEREGVLPVVARDVNGNRCFNDEDLELISLICCLKDTGMAIADIKQFIALSQEGRDRLPDQRKLLQEHKQHIDEKIKFFQSFARKIDHKIAYFASLENEAEASGNYKTT; via the coding sequence ATGATGGGATACAGCATCAAAACCATAGCACAAAAAAGCGGACTGAGCCAATATACGCTGCGTTACTACGAACGGGAGGGTGTATTGCCGGTTGTGGCAAGGGATGTGAACGGTAACCGTTGCTTCAATGACGAGGATCTGGAGCTGATCTCGCTAATCTGCTGCCTGAAGGATACCGGAATGGCTATAGCGGACATTAAGCAATTCATCGCGCTCTCCCAGGAAGGCAGGGACCGTCTGCCCGATCAGCGCAAGCTGCTGCAGGAGCATAAACAGCATATCGATGAGAAGATTAAATTCTTTCAGAGCTTTGCCCGGAAGATTGACCATAAGATCGCTTATTTCGCTTCCCTTGAGAATGAAGCCGAAGCCTCCGGAAATTATAAAACCACTTGA
- a CDS encoding aldo/keto reductase, whose translation MVKRINVANGTLEVSEISLGCMRIADLSPKEAEVHIHSALEVGIDFFDHADIYAGGKAEEVFGDVLAANPGMRDRLMIQAKCGIRNGFFDFSKEHIVTSVENSLKRLQTDYVDVLLLHRPDTLMEPEEVAEAFDNLERRGLVKHFGVSNQNPLQIELLKKNVKQPLLFNQLQLSIMVTGMIDAGFNVNMTNAGSVVHDGGILEYSRLHDMTIQPWSPFQYGFFEGVFLGNEKFPKVNEVINRLAAEKEVTDTAIATAWLLRHPAKMQPIVGTTNTARLLDIAKASRITLSREEWYEIYRAAGNVLP comes from the coding sequence ATGGTAAAAAGAATTAATGTGGCTAACGGTACACTTGAGGTATCCGAGATTTCACTCGGTTGTATGCGGATCGCTGATCTGTCTCCCAAAGAGGCTGAAGTCCATATCCACAGCGCCCTTGAGGTGGGCATAGACTTTTTCGACCATGCAGATATTTATGCTGGCGGTAAAGCGGAGGAAGTATTCGGGGACGTACTGGCGGCAAATCCCGGCATGCGCGACCGGCTGATGATTCAGGCCAAATGCGGCATCCGTAACGGCTTCTTCGACTTCTCCAAAGAGCATATTGTAACTTCGGTTGAGAACAGCTTGAAGCGGTTACAGACCGATTATGTCGATGTCCTTCTCCTCCACCGCCCTGACACGCTGATGGAGCCGGAGGAAGTAGCCGAAGCCTTCGATAATCTGGAGCGCAGAGGGCTGGTCAAGCATTTTGGCGTCAGCAACCAGAACCCGCTACAGATTGAGCTGCTGAAAAAGAACGTCAAGCAGCCCCTCCTGTTCAATCAGCTTCAGCTCAGCATCATGGTTACCGGCATGATTGATGCCGGCTTCAATGTCAACATGACCAATGCGGGTTCCGTAGTCCATGATGGTGGAATCCTGGAATACAGCCGCCTGCACGATATGACCATCCAGCCATGGTCGCCGTTCCAATACGGATTCTTCGAGGGCGTATTCCTCGGCAACGAGAAGTTCCCTAAGGTGAATGAAGTGATTAACCGTCTCGCCGCAGAAAAAGAGGTAACCGATACCGCCATCGCAACCGCCTGGCTGCTTCGCCATCCGGCTAAGATGCAGCCAATTGTCGGTACCACCAACACAGCACGCCTGCTCGACATCGCGAAGGCTTCACGCATCACCCTCAGCCGCGAGGAATGGTACGAGATTTACCGCGCAGCGGGGAATGTGCTGCCTTAA
- a CDS encoding serine hydrolase codes for MNSRIENFENLIKTDYGNIAGIAVLIGSEKVYESYFDGYTADDTIHVASVTKSIISALIGIAIDQGFIKSIDQNILEFYPDYTVKRGEKTIQDITIKNMLTMTAPYKYKSEPYTKVYTSEDWTKAALDLLGGKDAPGEFRYSTIGIQVLSGILTYATGQSVLHFATDNLFEPLGIEAPPNAMIHCKEDYLAFLKNKDVSGWMMDPKGTHTAGWGLALTVMDMAKIGQMYLNQGFWNGRQVLSSTWIKDSTQESSRWGDLAYGYLWWIVSNEGGGCYAALGDGGNAIYVNSNKKMVVTIASRFMPRAKDRIELITKYILPLFEPTKE; via the coding sequence GTGAATAGCAGAATAGAAAATTTCGAGAATCTGATCAAAACAGACTATGGCAATATTGCTGGTATTGCAGTACTGATCGGCAGCGAAAAGGTATATGAAAGCTATTTCGACGGCTACACCGCTGACGATACGATCCATGTTGCATCCGTGACCAAAAGCATCATTTCTGCACTTATCGGCATTGCCATAGATCAAGGCTTTATTAAAAGTATAGATCAGAATATATTGGAATTTTATCCGGATTACACGGTCAAGCGCGGCGAAAAAACGATACAGGATATCACTATTAAAAATATGCTGACAATGACCGCACCGTATAAATACAAATCGGAGCCCTATACAAAGGTCTATACCAGCGAAGATTGGACCAAAGCTGCGCTGGACTTGTTGGGTGGCAAGGATGCTCCTGGAGAATTCAGGTATTCCACAATCGGTATACAGGTCCTGTCGGGAATCCTCACCTATGCAACAGGCCAATCTGTACTTCATTTTGCCACCGATAATCTGTTTGAACCGCTTGGCATTGAAGCACCCCCTAATGCAATGATCCATTGCAAAGAAGATTATTTGGCTTTCCTCAAAAATAAAGATGTAAGCGGTTGGATGATGGACCCCAAAGGCACACATACTGCAGGTTGGGGCCTCGCCTTAACCGTCATGGATATGGCGAAAATTGGCCAAATGTACTTAAATCAAGGATTCTGGAACGGTAGGCAAGTTCTATCCTCAACATGGATCAAAGACAGCACCCAAGAAAGCAGCCGATGGGGAGATTTAGCGTACGGGTATTTATGGTGGATTGTTAGCAATGAGGGAGGAGGTTGTTATGCGGCTTTGGGCGACGGCGGAAATGCGATTTATGTTAACTCCAACAAGAAAATGGTAGTTACGATTGCTTCGCGTTTCATGCCGCGTGCGAAGGACAGAATTGAATTGATTACAAAGTATATCCTACCGTTGTTTGAGCCGACAAAGGAGTAA
- a CDS encoding carotenoid biosynthesis protein — protein sequence MGDITVVPVWIIQDIIVLIAAVLMVFYILDKETHPKTVLLQFIGFVFFYAAVFEITASSLGEGFYAYGRSILMLFNIPITVPIIEFLIIYSTLRVLKSVNIPAWTKPFITGLSAMVFDFSLDPVAVKQIFQTMDGTIARWTYYPLAGEPQIYGEPVMNFTGWIYIAGYWTVFILIGEWWHKKKGYSKSVGYIYPFLAAIASLACMFSPLSNFFNYMGPFFERTSNMQWVNLIALSVITIGVLALAFLKFWDRKVIYSITPKKDFPIMFTFLGFPLVNTIFCLIGGFTEVLWLVVLAQIVLMLAWIGIYRMGKKASPTAR from the coding sequence ATGGGTGATATAACTGTAGTCCCTGTATGGATTATTCAAGATATTATAGTCTTAATTGCTGCTGTTCTAATGGTTTTCTATATCCTTGATAAGGAAACACATCCCAAAACGGTTCTGCTTCAATTTATAGGTTTTGTGTTTTTTTACGCCGCCGTTTTTGAAATTACTGCTTCATCGCTTGGGGAAGGTTTCTACGCCTATGGGCGCAGTATTTTGATGTTATTTAATATACCAATTACTGTTCCTATTATTGAGTTTCTGATCATTTATTCCACTTTGCGTGTGCTAAAGTCTGTAAATATACCGGCCTGGACAAAGCCCTTTATTACGGGATTAAGCGCTATGGTGTTTGACTTCTCACTCGACCCGGTGGCCGTTAAACAGATCTTTCAGACCATGGATGGAACCATTGCAAGATGGACTTATTATCCGCTGGCCGGTGAACCTCAAATCTATGGGGAACCTGTGATGAATTTTACAGGATGGATTTATATAGCGGGGTATTGGACAGTCTTTATTCTAATTGGGGAATGGTGGCATAAAAAGAAAGGCTACAGTAAATCCGTGGGTTACATCTATCCGTTTCTGGCGGCCATTGCGTCATTGGCTTGTATGTTCTCACCTTTATCTAACTTCTTTAACTATATGGGGCCGTTCTTCGAAAGAACCTCTAATATGCAATGGGTGAATTTGATTGCACTTTCTGTAATTACAATCGGAGTTTTAGCATTAGCTTTCCTAAAGTTCTGGGACCGGAAGGTTATTTATTCAATCACTCCCAAAAAAGATTTTCCGATCATGTTTACTTTCTTAGGGTTCCCCCTGGTTAATACTATATTTTGCCTGATAGGAGGTTTCACAGAAGTATTGTGGCTGGTCGTTCTGGCTCAGATCGTATTAATGTTAGCCTGGATTGGAATTTATAGGATGGGTAAAAAGGCAAGTCCAACCGCGAGATAG